Proteins encoded by one window of Sandaracinaceae bacterium:
- a CDS encoding S-layer homology domain-containing protein: MPRAVVALFASVILTVACAPPEPPASRVEALRSARDSFGVRMLYPTSGRTWTADFTRARTLEPGDSVGDLWNRGNGTLRIVGDGTAIASGNTQRHYIGDRSERRQWGSMELTYYARRLDDLTRDELLAGPSNAGVTAEVRTGDGHSSGGSAAQRCEGRAYGGSFRFYGHASFAKELQHPNYAPSSAADAAGGSVRRNVWPSGVPRNTWIGFKLVVYDRPGEVVLELYRDLSGGAGGGTWEQLIRYVDQPGRWGIPDTPTLCGMPTDRIISEPGPFVIVRNETTRVQYRDLTIREIEAAPVAGSAYVDIGDSIFVGAIRWLEGRGDLVPCNPPFNTWFCPDDALQRDEVAAFFARALDLSPPGGDRFRDDDTSPFEDDIEAIAECGISRGCNPPTNDRFCPDAPVTRGQMAAFFDRAFDLPRATRDHFTDDDGSIFEAAIDRLAAARITLGCNPPTNDRFCPDDPVTRGQLAAFLKRALESVPPTSACVCRASAEVCNALDDDCDGAVDENASAEVCGGGDDDCDGAIDENARPETCDGVDEDCDGAVDEDDHAESCNGIDDDCDGEVDEIACADGGAPPVDGGASDPDGGGTSASDGGVGERADAGRADASADPTVLSGGCGCRSTGARALPSLWLLGLLWPLVARRARRR; the protein is encoded by the coding sequence ATGCCCAGAGCTGTAGTGGCGCTCTTCGCTTCGGTGATCTTGACGGTGGCGTGTGCCCCGCCCGAGCCCCCGGCCTCGCGGGTCGAGGCGCTGCGGTCGGCGCGGGACTCGTTCGGGGTGCGCATGCTCTACCCGACGTCGGGGCGGACGTGGACGGCGGACTTCACGCGCGCGCGCACGCTGGAGCCGGGAGACTCGGTCGGCGATCTCTGGAACCGCGGCAACGGCACGCTGCGCATCGTCGGGGACGGGACGGCGATCGCGTCGGGCAACACGCAGCGGCACTACATCGGCGACCGCTCCGAGCGGCGGCAGTGGGGCAGCATGGAGCTGACGTACTACGCGCGTCGGCTCGACGACCTGACCCGGGACGAGCTGCTCGCCGGGCCGTCGAACGCGGGCGTGACGGCCGAGGTGCGCACGGGCGACGGGCACTCGAGCGGCGGGTCGGCGGCGCAGCGCTGCGAGGGGCGGGCCTACGGTGGGTCGTTCCGGTTCTATGGGCACGCCTCGTTCGCGAAGGAGCTGCAGCACCCGAACTACGCCCCGAGCTCGGCCGCCGACGCCGCGGGAGGCTCGGTGCGGCGCAACGTGTGGCCTTCGGGCGTCCCACGGAACACGTGGATCGGCTTCAAGCTCGTCGTCTACGACCGCCCGGGTGAGGTGGTGCTCGAGCTCTACCGCGACCTGTCGGGCGGCGCGGGGGGCGGGACGTGGGAGCAGCTCATCCGCTACGTGGATCAGCCGGGGCGCTGGGGTATCCCGGACACGCCCACCCTCTGCGGCATGCCGACCGACCGCATCATCTCGGAGCCCGGGCCCTTCGTCATCGTGCGCAACGAGACGACGCGGGTGCAGTACCGCGACCTGACCATCCGCGAGATCGAGGCCGCGCCCGTGGCGGGCAGCGCCTACGTGGACATCGGCGACTCGATCTTCGTCGGCGCCATCCGCTGGCTGGAGGGGCGCGGCGATCTGGTGCCGTGCAACCCGCCGTTCAACACGTGGTTCTGCCCCGACGACGCGCTCCAGCGCGACGAGGTGGCGGCGTTCTTCGCCCGCGCGCTCGACCTGAGCCCTCCCGGCGGCGACCGTTTCCGGGACGACGACACGAGCCCCTTCGAGGACGACATCGAGGCGATCGCGGAGTGCGGCATTTCGCGCGGCTGCAACCCTCCCACGAACGATCGGTTCTGCCCCGACGCGCCGGTCACGCGCGGGCAGATGGCGGCGTTCTTCGACCGCGCGTTCGACCTGCCCAGGGCGACGCGCGACCACTTCACGGACGACGACGGATCGATCTTCGAGGCCGCCATCGACCGGCTCGCCGCGGCGCGGATCACGCTGGGGTGCAACCCGCCGACGAACGACCGCTTCTGCCCCGACGACCCGGTCACGCGCGGTCAGCTCGCGGCGTTCCTGAAGCGCGCGCTCGAGTCGGTCCCGCCGACGTCGGCCTGCGTGTGCCGGGCGAGCGCCGAGGTCTGCAACGCGCTCGACGACGACTGCGACGGAGCCGTCGACGAGAACGCGTCGGCGGAGGTCTGCGGCGGCGGTGACGACGACTGCGACGGAGCGATCGACGAGAACGCGCGCCCGGAGACCTGCGACGGCGTCGACGAGGACTGCGACGGCGCGGTCGACGAGGACGATCACGCCGAGTCCTGCAACGGGATCGACGACGACTGCGACGGCGAAGTCGACGAGATCGCGTGCGCCGACGGCGGCGCGCCTCCCGTCGACGGCGGCGCGAGCGACCCGGACGGCGGCGGCACGAGCGCGTCGGACGGAGGAGTGGGCGAGCGTGCGGACGCGGGGCGCGCGGACGCCTCGGCCGACCCGACCGTGCTCTCCGGCGGCTGCGGCTGTCGCTCGACGGGGGCGCGCGCGCTGCCTTCCCTCTGGCTGCTCGGGCTGCTCTGGCCGCTCGTCGCGAGGCGCGCGCGTCGAAGGTGA
- a CDS encoding YdeI/OmpD-associated family protein, whose protein sequence is MTRRTDDFFAESARWRDEALRLRGILLDQGLEEELKWGKPCYTHDGQNIAILQKMKAFLALLFFKGALMDDPEGLLREQGKNTRSARRLCFTSVEQVDREEAAIRALIRSAVAVEEAGLELPPAPAPELAEELQARLDADPALKRAFEALTPGRQRAYDLHISGAKRSETRARRVEQHVPRILAGKGLRDP, encoded by the coding sequence ATGACCAGACGAACCGACGACTTCTTCGCCGAGTCCGCGCGCTGGCGGGACGAAGCCCTCCGCCTCCGCGGGATCTTGCTCGACCAGGGGCTCGAGGAGGAGCTGAAGTGGGGCAAGCCCTGCTACACCCACGATGGCCAGAACATCGCGATTCTTCAGAAGATGAAGGCCTTCCTCGCGCTCCTGTTCTTCAAGGGCGCGCTCATGGACGACCCCGAGGGGCTCCTGCGGGAGCAGGGGAAGAACACCCGCTCCGCCCGCCGCCTCTGCTTCACCAGCGTCGAACAGGTCGACCGCGAGGAGGCCGCCATTCGAGCTCTGATCCGCAGCGCCGTCGCGGTCGAGGAGGCGGGGCTCGAGCTGCCCCCGGCCCCCGCGCCCGAGCTCGCCGAAGAGCTCCAGGCACGCCTCGACGCCGACCCCGCCCTGAAGCGGGCGTTCGAGGCGTTGACGCCCGGGCGGCAGCGCGCCTACGACCTCCACATCTCGGGCGCCAAGCGCTCCGAGACCCGCGCCCGCCGCGTCGAGCAGCACGTGCCCCGCATCCTGGCCGGCAAGGGCCTGCGCGATCCCTGA
- a CDS encoding DUF1330 domain-containing protein, with product MTAYCLWNVRAVHDPAAMADYVAKVPPTVAQFGGEYLVVGGPLEPVEGEWRPDYPVLIRFPSMASARAWYDSPEYRALREQRLRATSGDAVFMDSSGLTEHLAPRPDAPSGRAH from the coding sequence ATGACTGCCTACTGCCTCTGGAACGTCCGCGCGGTGCACGACCCCGCAGCGATGGCCGACTACGTCGCCAAGGTGCCGCCCACCGTCGCGCAGTTCGGCGGCGAATACCTCGTCGTCGGAGGACCGCTCGAGCCGGTCGAAGGGGAGTGGCGCCCGGACTACCCCGTGCTCATCCGCTTCCCGTCGATGGCGTCGGCGCGCGCCTGGTACGACTCGCCCGAGTACCGCGCGCTCAGGGAGCAGCGCCTGCGCGCCACCAGCGGCGACGCCGTCTTCATGGACTCGTCGGGCTTGACCGAGCACCTGGCCCCACGGCCCGATGCGCCGAGCGGCCGCGCCCACTGA
- a CDS encoding class I SAM-dependent methyltransferase has product MVDGPTYDQTFWEALWAKTVREHAGVLAERPPTPHLLKEVAGLAPGRAVDAGCGHGTDALWLAAHGWRVTGLDFSDAALAYARARAESLDPEIAARVEWAQADLGAWTPDPRRYDLISCMYDHMAGSVEAAVERLAEGVAPGGTLLMVGHRPIDPSTGAETAAAGQNQVSVEAAVAALDRADWDLLAEERPRAAAGTGVDAVIRARRIR; this is encoded by the coding sequence ATGGTTGACGGACCGACCTACGACCAGACCTTCTGGGAGGCCCTCTGGGCCAAGACCGTGCGCGAGCACGCGGGCGTGCTGGCCGAGCGCCCGCCGACTCCCCACCTCCTGAAGGAGGTCGCGGGGCTGGCCCCCGGGCGCGCCGTGGACGCCGGCTGCGGCCACGGGACCGACGCGCTCTGGCTCGCGGCGCACGGCTGGCGCGTCACGGGGCTGGACTTCTCGGACGCCGCGCTCGCCTACGCCCGCGCGCGCGCCGAGTCACTCGACCCGGAGATCGCGGCGCGCGTCGAGTGGGCGCAGGCCGACCTCGGCGCGTGGACGCCCGACCCGAGGCGCTACGACCTCATCTCGTGTATGTACGATCACATGGCAGGTTCCGTCGAAGCGGCCGTGGAGCGCCTGGCCGAGGGAGTCGCGCCCGGAGGCACCCTGCTCATGGTCGGTCACCGCCCCATCGATCCGTCCACCGGCGCCGAGACGGCCGCGGCGGGCCAGAACCAGGTCTCCGTCGAAGCCGCGGTGGCCGCCCTGGACCGCGCCGACTGGGACCTCCTCGCGGAAGAGCGCCCTCGCGCCGCGGCCGGCACGGGGGTCGACGCGGTGATCCGCGCGAGGCGGATCCGGTGA
- a CDS encoding TetR/AcrR family transcriptional regulator, which translates to MASTIPTLLADAVEGGGLPPRPDASLAPYLDAAERCVRRYGWSRTSPKDIAREAGVERTTLYRHLGKKEQIFRLLIAREVHRIIDRASEVGLTAGGGPEVVIELVASTVEHVLANPVFAKLLDDEPELVGGFLERGLPDLIDRFTRALSPAVEAAMRAGLLAERDPVALTQWVVRVALSLVFAPAPGPLRPFLATLLEPALTVAPKPGRRKR; encoded by the coding sequence GTGGCCTCGACGATCCCCACGCTCCTGGCCGACGCGGTCGAGGGCGGCGGCCTCCCGCCCCGCCCCGACGCGTCGCTGGCGCCCTACCTCGACGCGGCGGAGCGCTGCGTGCGGCGCTACGGCTGGTCGCGCACGTCGCCCAAGGACATCGCCCGCGAGGCCGGCGTGGAGCGCACCACGCTCTACCGCCACCTCGGCAAGAAGGAGCAGATCTTCCGTCTGCTCATCGCGCGAGAGGTCCACCGGATCATCGATCGCGCGAGCGAGGTCGGCCTCACCGCGGGGGGCGGCCCCGAGGTCGTCATCGAGCTCGTCGCGTCCACGGTCGAGCACGTCCTGGCGAACCCCGTGTTCGCGAAGCTCCTCGACGACGAGCCAGAGCTGGTCGGGGGCTTCCTCGAGCGAGGCCTGCCCGACCTCATCGACCGCTTCACGCGCGCGCTCTCACCCGCGGTGGAGGCCGCCATGCGCGCCGGCTTGCTGGCCGAGCGCGATCCCGTGGCGCTGACCCAGTGGGTGGTCCGCGTGGCGCTCTCGCTCGTCTTCGCGCCCGCGCCGGGCCCGCTCCGGCCGTTCCTGGCCACCCTGCTCGAGCCGGCGCTGACCGTGGCTCCGAAACCCGGGCGGAGGAAGCGATGA
- a CDS encoding bestrophin family ion channel: MIRYEPQPRWLPDIVRLPLSYALVRALRGTFGMGVYAGLLVYLLEMQVRIELPHGALAFSALGGVVSLALAFRVNNAYARWWEARQHWGLLVNHSRNLAALGRTLWRPDDEPGRRRLAGLIGDFAVGLSLHLRGELTPAELPTLSDAEREEAGAREHPLSFVSQLLWAEVDRRRAEGLLDTAQLLTLQPHLRAPLDVLGACERIRSTPIPFAVTSAARLFLLLFALFVPIGLHGEFSWAAIPIGMAAYFAVAVMDVLAAELENPFGIDCNDLPTRSIGEMIRRQAHEILGVEREGPADTQPTKPALYTKIR, encoded by the coding sequence ATGATCCGCTACGAACCCCAGCCGCGCTGGCTGCCCGACATCGTCCGCCTCCCGCTCAGCTACGCCCTCGTGCGCGCGCTGCGCGGCACGTTCGGGATGGGCGTCTACGCGGGGCTGCTCGTGTACCTCCTCGAGATGCAGGTGAGGATCGAGCTCCCGCACGGGGCGCTCGCCTTCAGCGCGCTCGGCGGCGTGGTGAGCCTCGCGCTCGCGTTCCGTGTGAACAACGCCTACGCACGCTGGTGGGAGGCGCGCCAGCACTGGGGCCTCCTCGTGAACCACTCGCGCAACCTGGCCGCCCTCGGGCGCACGCTGTGGCGGCCGGACGACGAACCGGGGCGGCGGCGCCTGGCGGGCCTGATCGGCGACTTCGCGGTCGGCCTCTCGCTCCACCTCCGCGGCGAGCTGACCCCGGCCGAGCTGCCAACCTTGAGCGACGCGGAGCGGGAGGAGGCGGGCGCGCGCGAGCACCCGCTCTCCTTCGTCAGCCAGCTCCTCTGGGCCGAGGTGGACCGGCGCCGCGCGGAGGGGCTCCTCGACACGGCGCAGCTGTTGACGCTCCAGCCCCATCTCCGCGCGCCCCTCGACGTGCTCGGCGCGTGCGAGCGGATCCGCAGCACGCCGATCCCCTTCGCCGTCACCTCGGCCGCGCGCCTCTTCCTGCTCCTCTTCGCGCTCTTCGTGCCCATCGGATTGCACGGCGAGTTCAGCTGGGCGGCGATCCCGATCGGCATGGCGGCCTACTTCGCGGTAGCCGTGATGGACGTGCTCGCGGCGGAGCTCGAGAACCCGTTCGGGATCGACTGCAACGACCTGCCGACCCGCTCGATCGGCGAGATGATCCGGCGCCAGGCGCACGAGATCCTCGGCGTCGAGCGCGAGGGCCCCGCGGACACGCAGCCGACGAAGCCCGCGCTCTACACCAAGATCCGCTGA
- a CDS encoding ADP-ribosylglycohydrolase family protein: protein MDDRIEGALLGTMIGDALGRPFEGAPRAEMEPLRRAVERRARAPRAWGHSDDAEMMLAVAASIAARGEVDEAHMLESLASSHDPARGYGKGARAAFRVWRATGSWRRASRALWEEGSRGNGAAVRVAAVAIRHRAGSAEEVREAARRSAAPTHAHEEAQEGAALVALAVWMALNGTGPRALLESLQGYARGGPLEAPLRRVDVALPPEEAARTLGHGVLAIESVPLAVWAHCRNDAFEPALLDAVSSGGDTDSIGAMTGAIAGASHGASAIPRAWIDALEPPARRQARELAAALSDAR, encoded by the coding sequence ATGGACGACCGCATCGAAGGCGCGCTGCTGGGCACGATGATCGGGGACGCGCTCGGTCGCCCCTTCGAGGGCGCGCCGCGGGCGGAGATGGAGCCACTGCGGCGCGCGGTCGAGCGGCGTGCGCGGGCGCCTCGCGCGTGGGGCCACTCGGACGACGCGGAGATGATGCTCGCGGTGGCCGCGTCGATCGCGGCGCGGGGCGAGGTCGACGAGGCGCACATGCTCGAGAGCCTCGCGTCGAGCCACGATCCGGCGCGCGGCTACGGCAAGGGCGCCCGGGCCGCGTTCCGCGTGTGGCGTGCGACTGGCTCCTGGCGGCGCGCGTCCCGGGCGCTCTGGGAGGAGGGCTCGCGCGGCAACGGCGCCGCGGTGCGCGTCGCAGCGGTGGCCATCCGGCATCGCGCGGGGTCCGCGGAGGAGGTCCGCGAGGCCGCGCGCCGGAGCGCCGCCCCGACCCACGCGCACGAGGAGGCCCAGGAGGGCGCCGCGCTGGTCGCGCTCGCCGTCTGGATGGCGCTGAACGGGACTGGCCCGCGCGCCCTCCTCGAGTCGCTGCAGGGCTACGCCCGCGGAGGGCCGCTCGAAGCGCCGCTGCGTCGCGTGGACGTCGCGCTGCCGCCTGAGGAGGCGGCGCGGACGCTCGGCCACGGCGTGCTCGCGATCGAGTCCGTGCCGCTCGCGGTCTGGGCGCATTGCCGGAACGACGCGTTCGAGCCGGCGCTGCTCGACGCCGTCTCGTCGGGCGGGGACACCGACTCCATCGGCGCCATGACCGGCGCCATCGCCGGGGCGAGCCACGGCGCCTCTGCCATCCCTCGCGCGTGGATCGACGCGCTCGAGCCGCCCGCACGGCGACAGGCGCGTGAGCTGGCGGCCGCGCTCTCGGACGCGCGGTAG
- a CDS encoding nitronate monooxygenase family protein yields MAQLDVTRGRMRLPVIGAPLFIISNPKLVIAQCTAGIVGSFPALNARPQSQLDEWLDEITSALAAHDAAHPDAPSAPFAVNQIVHRSNDRLEADLAVCEKYRVPIVITSLGARAELNDAVHGWGGKTLHDVINLRFAHKALEKGADGLIPVCAGAGGHAGTLSPFALVPELRQFFDGPIALSGAIGTGDAVLAAQAIGADYAYIGSAFIAMEEARASEDYKRAIVDGRAEDIVYTNLFTGVHGNYLRGSIENAGLDPANLPEADPSKMNFGSGGNTDAKAWKDIWGSGQGIGAIDAVQSTADYVARLTEEYEAARARINLASGRAPR; encoded by the coding sequence ATGGCCCAGCTGGACGTGACCCGCGGAAGAATGCGCCTGCCGGTGATCGGCGCGCCGCTCTTCATCATCTCGAACCCCAAGCTCGTGATCGCGCAGTGCACGGCCGGCATCGTCGGCTCGTTCCCCGCGCTGAACGCGCGGCCACAGAGTCAGCTCGATGAGTGGCTCGACGAGATCACGTCCGCGCTCGCCGCGCACGACGCCGCGCACCCGGACGCGCCCTCGGCGCCCTTCGCGGTCAACCAGATCGTGCACCGCTCGAACGACCGGCTCGAGGCCGACCTCGCCGTCTGCGAGAAGTACCGGGTGCCGATCGTGATCACCTCGCTCGGCGCGCGCGCGGAGCTGAACGACGCGGTGCACGGCTGGGGCGGCAAGACGCTCCACGACGTCATCAACCTCCGCTTCGCCCACAAGGCGCTCGAGAAGGGCGCCGACGGACTGATCCCGGTCTGCGCCGGCGCGGGCGGGCACGCGGGCACGCTCTCGCCGTTCGCGCTGGTGCCGGAGCTGCGGCAGTTCTTCGACGGGCCCATCGCGCTGTCGGGCGCCATCGGCACGGGCGACGCGGTGCTCGCGGCGCAGGCCATCGGCGCTGACTACGCGTACATCGGCTCCGCCTTCATCGCGATGGAAGAGGCCAGAGCGTCCGAGGACTACAAGCGCGCCATCGTCGACGGCCGGGCGGAGGACATCGTCTATACGAACCTCTTCACCGGCGTGCACGGCAACTACCTTCGCGGCTCGATCGAGAACGCGGGCCTCGATCCGGCGAACCTGCCCGAGGCAGACCCGAGCAAGATGAACTTCGGCTCGGGCGGCAACACCGACGCCAAGGCCTGGAAGGACATCTGGGGCTCGGGCCAGGGCATCGGCGCCATCGACGCGGTGCAGTCGACCGCCGATTACGTCGCGCGGCTCACCGAGGAGTACGAGGCGGCCCGCGCGCGCATCAACCTCGCTTCAGGCCGCGCTCCTCGATGA
- a CDS encoding LysR family transcriptional regulator codes for MDRLLTLRIFRRVAELQSFSAAARELRLSNAAVSKHVSHLEEELGARLLHRTTRKVSPTAIGEAYLERSARLLDELDELDRSVTRSTTEVRGALRVNVPNAFGVLYISPMIPALLARWPELSVDMSMTDRFVDLVDEGVDVAIRIASALPDSTTLVARRLAGADQLTCATPRYLAEHGTPRAPADLAAHRCLTHGRTREPWVYARDGETFAVRPEPRLSADNSLALRDALLADAGIMSTPAFYVHEHVESGRLQVLLEGYASPPVWIHAVYPSRRHLSSKVQTFVEHVSERISRAPWALGPDGRPARGRV; via the coding sequence ATGGACCGCCTCCTGACTCTGAGGATCTTCCGGCGCGTGGCCGAGCTGCAGAGCTTCAGCGCGGCGGCGCGCGAGCTCCGCTTGTCGAACGCCGCGGTGAGCAAGCACGTCAGCCACCTCGAGGAGGAGCTCGGCGCGCGGCTCCTGCATCGCACCACGCGCAAGGTGTCTCCGACCGCCATCGGCGAGGCGTACCTCGAGCGGAGCGCGCGGCTCCTCGACGAGCTGGACGAGCTCGACCGGTCGGTCACCCGGTCCACGACCGAGGTCCGCGGCGCGCTCCGCGTCAACGTCCCCAACGCGTTCGGTGTGCTCTACATCTCTCCGATGATCCCCGCGCTGCTCGCGCGCTGGCCGGAGCTGTCGGTGGACATGTCGATGACCGATCGCTTCGTCGACCTCGTGGACGAGGGCGTCGACGTCGCGATCCGGATCGCGTCGGCGCTCCCCGACTCGACGACGCTCGTGGCCCGACGGCTCGCGGGCGCCGACCAGCTCACCTGCGCGACCCCGCGTTACCTCGCCGAGCACGGGACCCCGCGCGCGCCGGCTGACCTCGCCGCGCACCGCTGCCTGACCCACGGCCGCACGCGTGAGCCGTGGGTCTATGCGCGTGACGGCGAGACGTTCGCCGTGCGCCCCGAGCCCCGGCTGTCCGCCGACAACAGCCTCGCGCTGCGCGACGCGCTGCTCGCGGACGCGGGGATCATGTCGACGCCCGCGTTCTACGTGCACGAGCACGTCGAGTCCGGGCGGCTCCAGGTCCTGCTCGAGGGCTACGCGTCGCCGCCCGTGTGGATCCACGCCGTGTACCCGAGCCGGCGCCATCTGTCGTCGAAGGTGCAGACGTTCGTCGAGCACGTGAGCGAGCGGATCAGCCGGGCCCCCTGGGCGCTCGGGCCCGACGGGCGGCCGGCTCGGGGACGGGTGTGA
- a CDS encoding NAD(P)/FAD-dependent oxidoreductase: MKQTTFDAVLVGGGPANLSAALALGRARRRVLLADAGPRRNAAATHVNNFLTRDGTPPDEMRRLGREQLQRYGSVEVRDEAVRAIGGERGAFEVELAGGSVTARRVLLGTGMIDELLPIEGFEERWGHAIYQCPYCHGWEVRDRPWGFLVSATNASHVVPFALKALQWTDSVTVFTHGAVEISDEDAGRLRGRGIRVETSPVRRLAGPGRSLARVELEDGTELACEALFAHPPQRQVPLVAGLGLELDEHGYVRVDEMRCETSTPGIFAAGDLTTRMQGAILAAAHGTRAAAMINVDLAMEPG, encoded by the coding sequence ATGAAGCAAACGACCTTCGATGCCGTGCTCGTCGGCGGCGGTCCCGCGAACCTCTCCGCCGCGCTCGCGCTCGGGAGGGCGCGCCGGCGGGTGCTCCTCGCGGACGCGGGGCCGCGGCGCAACGCCGCGGCGACACACGTGAACAACTTCCTGACGCGCGACGGCACGCCGCCGGACGAGATGCGGCGGCTCGGCCGCGAGCAGCTCCAGCGCTACGGCTCGGTCGAGGTCCGCGACGAGGCGGTGCGCGCCATCGGCGGCGAGCGCGGCGCGTTCGAGGTGGAGCTGGCCGGCGGGTCGGTGACGGCGCGGCGGGTCCTGCTCGGCACGGGGATGATCGACGAGCTGCTCCCCATCGAGGGCTTCGAGGAGCGCTGGGGGCACGCGATCTACCAGTGCCCGTACTGTCACGGGTGGGAGGTCCGGGACCGGCCGTGGGGCTTCCTGGTGAGCGCGACGAACGCGAGCCACGTGGTGCCGTTCGCCCTCAAGGCGCTCCAGTGGACCGACTCGGTCACGGTGTTCACGCACGGGGCGGTGGAGATCTCCGACGAGGACGCGGGCCGGCTCCGCGGCCGGGGGATCCGGGTGGAGACGTCCCCGGTGCGTCGGCTCGCGGGACCGGGTCGCTCGCTCGCGCGGGTGGAGCTCGAGGATGGAACCGAGCTCGCGTGCGAGGCGCTCTTCGCGCACCCCCCGCAGCGCCAGGTGCCGCTGGTGGCCGGGCTCGGCCTCGAGCTCGACGAGCACGGCTACGTGCGCGTGGACGAGATGCGGTGCGAGACCTCGACGCCCGGCATCTTCGCGGCCGGAGACCTCACGACGCGCATGCAGGGGGCCATCCTCGCAGCCGCCCACGGCACCCGCGCCGCGGCGATGATCAACGTGGATCTGGCGATGGAGCCAGGCTGA